The Macadamia integrifolia cultivar HAES 741 chromosome 3, SCU_Mint_v3, whole genome shotgun sequence genome segment ctgttttgccttcaatattcttcattcattaattttcattgtggccaatggccttacataaataataggataattactaaaaagaaaaggctaaTCTAGGAACGTAATCCcagaaataaagaagtttcctaaaaaaaacaaataggaatgttatttagtttcctacttaactcaatgacctaaataaacaaaatcctaggaaataaaactactaacatatcagatttggtgggggccacacaatcttggcaaaatcctaggaattaaaattacatatcagatttggtggggagccacacaatcttggcaaagaaaggaaagagaggactcgatccagcgctgggaAGGTTGGACCGagccttcattttctttctttttttcttcctcctaatcctccaaccacaaagaaggttgggttttcttcttcctttggctgtacgtcttgatgtccccatcaacatTGCTGttgaaattttctctttctggGAAAATGATCTACCTGCTAAATGTCTCATCAGGAAAGCAATatccaaaaggaaaaatttaGTCTAGATTAAACAGCATGGGGAAATCTTGCCATTCCTATAGCAAAGTGGCATTAGTGGAATAAATAGTCAATGGATTCCACCTCTGCCAAATGCACACTTGTGGGAAGACTCGGTATGAACCAACTCATTCTCCTATTTTGGTAAATTACCACTGTTTACCTTTCCTTGGTCAACTTACATGCACAGAGCCTTATATTTTGGGGGACATGGACTTCCCAAATTGGGGAGCTAATCTCCAAGTTGGGATGTTCGGCTGGCTGAGGTGCCCCAGAACTGATTCTAGGATTTTTATCCAAATATCTGAAAGAAATATGTTTGTTCAAAGAGTTAATGATCTTAAAATGGCTTTTGTGTTGTTAGAACAAACCCGTGTTATAGCTTGAACCAATTCTTGTAGCAGTTTGTTTGCTGGAGCACTAAGCTACCTACAAAaacttttctccattttttttttcaaacactGGACAGTCGCTAGTAAGAAGTCATTATTAATATTGTCCTCAGTTCTCTTGGTTGTTCCAGATCTTGTGTTTGTAGCCTTCTGCCCTCCTTGATTTGGTAGCCTCTAttattcccctttttgtttGCAGTGTTGAATGTAGTCAATACAACCCAACTGAACTAATTTGctaaaccttatcccaactagaTAGGTCAGCTACGAGAATCCTGTTTAGCCATTCCAATCTATCTAAAGTGATATTGTTGAAATAAAGTCAATGAATCACATAATATATTATTACAGTTTTTGGATGTATGTTTCTGATGATCCTTTTATATATAGAAGCTACAGGCTCAAAGCCTTCCAAGGACATCCTCACTTGCTTCCATGAACCCACAATTATCTGGATTGGGTCAAAATGGGCAATCGGCTTTGATGCAAAATACCTTATTGCAGCAGCCGTGGTTGAAGCAAATGCAACCATCAGTTTCTGCTCCAGGCTCTCCTTCGTACCATCTACAGCAACAGCAGAGACAGGCTTTCCTGCAACAACAACTTGCTTCATCGCCTCAAATGATTCAAAAATCCATGGCTTTGAACCCGCAACAAATATCACCACTAATTCAGCAGCCGCCACAGCTGGGCACACAGCAACTGCAGCAGCAAGAACAACAACCACAGCCACAGCCACAATCACAGTCACAGCCACAGCCACAACCACCGCCACAACCACAACAACACCAACACCTACATCTACAACAACCTTTGCAACAGCGGCAACACTCTCCAAGGATGTCAGGACCCACTGTCCAGAAATCGTTTAGTTTGACTGGATTACAGCCTGATACTCCTGCATCTGACGCAACAACACCAAGAGGGACTTCAAGCCATGGAATAGAAGCAAGCAATCAACTTcttggaaagagaaaaatacaGGATCTGGTTTCACAGGTCTTTCCTGCATTCTTAGTGTATTGTATTCAACTCATAATTGTAGATTCTGCATTCCGAGTCCCTCGTTTGTGATTTTATTTGGAAGATTAAAATTATGTCAAACTCACTATAACTAGAATCGTAATTGTGAATGAAAGTTAatccaccaatagcatagaggCGCATGTTTGTTACCTATCACATCATGGGTTTTCACGATGAGATCACAAAATCTTAGCAGAATAGCCCTTTTTTTGTGCCTGGCACATACCTGCATTCTGTTTGGTTGGGAGTCTTTATTTTCTCCTAAAATGTTTCTTGagatttttcttaattaaatcaaCCAATGAGGTCGTGTCAAGATGAACACTTTGGCATGATCTGAGTATTTCTGTTTTCATGAATATGTTTATTGCAATTGCTGCTCAAAATTCAtgatatgaaaagaaaaagatacttCTAGTTTCATTTACGAGGGTTTTAGTTTGCTATTAAACTATACATAggttaaagttttttttttcctcctccagTTCTGTTCCTTTTTGATGTTCCTTATATGAAATGACAAAATAGtgtagtttttttcttttatcataaTGCATCACCTTTTCTTTGATCTATTTCTTGTTTAAATTTGTCCCGACGGTCTTCTGTTGGCTGTACTGCAGGTGGATTCAAGGGGGAAGTTGGATCTTGAAGTTGAAGACCTTCTTCTAGAGATAGCAGATGATTTTATTGATTCGGTGATGCTCATAACATGTTTTCCCTTATAAAGCAGGATAAGAGTGTGATTCATGTATATGATCATTGTGTATAAAACTATAAACACATTGATATATGTATGGAATATGTATGCATCTGGACATGGATATATGAAATAAGTGCCTTGGTAATTAAGCTCTAGAGGAGAGATTGCGAAAGACTAAGAAACAAAACCAATGTATCGAAGTTCAGTTTGGAATCATGCTATAAAATTCACAATTTAAGCTTTTTGTTTATCCAATAGATGGAGTGATctagagagaaggaaaaaaatcttcACGTGGTTTTGATTGAAACAGGGAAGGCGTATGATAGGATGCCCTAAGATAggtttccaaaagaaaaatacattagGAAGGATCCTCACATTGTCTTCATTGATTTTAGAGAAAGCATATCATAGAGTGTCTAGAGAAATTATTTGGTGGGTTTAGTGAAGGAAAATGTTGCAAGTAGGTATATTGATGTAATAAAGGATATATATGGTGGCATAGTGACTAATGACAGAACCATGagtgatgtagatgcacatcaTGGAAGGAattatgagaggaagaagggtccagccttaatccacctgagtggctagggtccagccaagaagccagccgaatCCCTACTTgatccacctgagtggctaagtacaaataagggccaattaagcccatcggctaggggaataattagtagttgtttttaattaattagtgggccattaggcccatcgagttgagtaaatggtatgtcgagtccaaattgtcttaggactctatttgttttccacataggtttattattcctagtccaattttgaattcctagttgtggtaggagtgtctagtcctattgggaaactagtagtagtttgattactattttgtcctttataaatagaggagtctatatactcataatttcatatttgaataaagaataattgcagttaATTTcttagaacagccgggataactgtgggtgagaagcccgggccgagacaaCCGCTcttcccccacttttccctttgtttctttttgtctaaagctttctattttatcctaaaattactgttgttgaagtatacgactgttgtgagtattcggaagttcagatctgtccaagttacaaaccagaattgattctctctcttgaaGCCTgtgattatttctcctaggttagaaaatcaagaaagcttgtaacttcacaaccagccgtcagaatcctctcaactttgggggtttttgtaccctccctagggactatctacgcctaAGAGTGTAGCTCaattggactcctacagacctggccgcacctttctttctccagctctatagcaagtctttctctctcctatcgggttggtttttgggctggttttgctcctgtatgggtattgtatctttggaggtttatttgatggtcttatttctttgtttcttgctcctatttgtattatttggggttataaactactGGGGTAGTTTCTTATAATTTACTCCTGCATTAATGAGTGAGCAAACAAGTCAATTCCCAATTGCAGTaggattacatcaaggatcagctcCAAGTCTATAATTCTTTACTTAAATAAGAATGAGTTAGAGAGATTCAAGATAAAGTTCCATGTGTATATGCAACTattttgtttgttgatgatacAGTTTTGCTTGAAGGGGTCACCAGCAAATTGTTGTCATggaggattttattattattattttatttatttatttctttatttatttttttaaatagttggGAGCTTTTAAAATAAGTGGGACTAAAACAGAATTTGTGCAGTGTAACTTCTGTAAATTAGGCATGAAAAGAAGTAATTAGAATAGATGTAGGGAGATACGTCAAAGTGATAGCTGCTTCTATTTGGGCTCACTCACATATCGAGATGGACAAATGGAAGAAGATATAATTCATAGTATTAGAGCAGGGTCACCTTGCATCCAGgcccccctccaacgccttgggtcgcctagatgttgtgacaactatgcttataAATATTATAAAACATTTCTAAGCATTTTTTTATCAAAGGAAAATTGTTGGATATAATATGAATTATTTTGTTGCGTGATTTATATAAAAGTAAATGCAATATTTAAGGCTTTGCATTTCAGTCCCCTCTTGCTCTCAGTTCATGAACCTACGACCTGAGTGAGTTCTTTGCCTTTAGGTGGTGGATTAGGGATCTGAGGTTCCACCACATTGTTTAGCTGGTTGAAATGCATGCTGATCACTTGGTTACTTCACCTGATTGAATTGATCTTGGACATTCATTTTTCTTAATGCGACCCCTGAAAATGTGGATTGATCTTCCCACATATATGTCAGGTGGGCTGCTATGCCTGCATCTTACAGTCTTATCTTGTTGGTAACTTGAATTATGAATAATAGTTGATGATTTTCTGCCTGTGTATTTGAAGAATTCTGACACAATCTTATCTCAGCATGGCCTGACTGAAGTACTCTTGTTGCAGGTTACAACATTTGCATGCAATCTGGCGAAACATAGGAAATCTTCAATACTAGAATCCAAGGATTTATTGCTGCATTTAGGTCTGTCTTCTATGCTTACACTCAAACACACCCACATACTTGGGAAAGTATTTCCTACAGGGCAGTGGATGAAAATGTTTCCTACACTTTCGACTAAGCTGCCATCTGGCATATAGGAGTCCATGTAGGAATGGCTTCCTCCAATTCTGGGGTCTGAAACCAGCTGTGTTACTAAATGGGATGCAATACTAACAGTAATCTGCagtagagaaaatagaagagaaggaaaagagataAGAAGAGGGAAGAATATGGGGAGGGAAACAAGAATTGCCCTTTCAATACCCCTCACAAATATATACACGTTTCTTGCTATTGTAAATTACCAAAATAACCTCACTTGACAAATTTCAGAATACCAGGAATATCCCTATGACACCAATAACCATATGTAATAAGCTGCATTAATATCAGGAAGGCTCCTGTGAATGCcaatgaaataacttaaaacaaagaaaaatgcaACCATAAGCGAGCAAAAGAGAAACATCCCAGAGGTGCTGTCTGTCATCTTTGTATTATGGGACTAACTGTATTGCCATGGTCTCCATTTCCTTACTTTCTCCAAATACTGAGAGCCCTATTATCCCTTGCAATTATAATTCACTTGCAAGGGGTCAATGTCTCTCAGAAGTCAGAAAATGCAATAGAGAAACATGTTCTAGATCCACAGTTAGGATTTTTAATATGTAAGCATCCCACTGTTGTTTGAAGTAGAACTAGGATCCGAAAGGAACCCTAGACCTTAAGCCAGCCTTTGGATCCTATTCAAAATATGATAACAATTGCGACATGCCAACTCTAACCTTTACCATTTGATGGCATGTGACTGTTGGATGGTTAGGGTTTACAGCGTTGGTGGTCTCCCAGATGTGATGTGATCCACTTTAGGGGTTCAACCCTGCAATCTTCTGCAGTAGTGTCACAGGTCTAGCAGGCCTAAGTAGAGGGTATTCTCCTACTCTTCATGTCCTGATCCAAGTGCTTGTGTTGTGAATATGCAATATAGCCAATGAAGATGATTGCAGTTATTACTCTGCCTGCTCATTTATGTGCTAAAGCCTGAACTTTCAATTTAAGAATCTAATACAGAAAGTTATTATGATTTATGCAGAAAAAAATTGGCATTTGACAATTCCAGGGTTTATGAGTGACGAGCAAAAGTACCAAATGAAATCTGTAAGGAATTGCCTCTTGTGTCTTTTAAAGTAGGCTTTGATTATTCAATTAATGACAAGATTATAGATGCAGAACTGTTCTCTGATAATATTCTCCTGGCATTCCGTTTTTCTCGATATTGTCTCACTTTGAAAATGTAGAAAATCTTATTAAAATCGCCATGCGTTTGAAATGTTCATGCAGTTGTCAGGGGATCTCCACAAGAAGCGCCTTGAGATGGTAACTTGGAATTATTCTcatccccccctccccaaaaaaaatatatatatatatatatatttttttttttactaaatcaTGTTGCTCATTCTATACTTGATCCAACTGGTGCTAAATAATCACTGATGTATGTGATTTGACCAGATACGCTCAGTAACGGAATCCTCACAACCTGAAACAAATGCAAGTAATGCTAGAGACATGAACAGACTCGGTGTTAGCAACTCAGTTGTTGTTAACCACCCAATTAGATTGTCCCCTGGTTCAGACCTGGTTTCAAAATCCATCAGTTCTTCAATACCGCAGCAAGTTCCTCAGTATTGATGGCTATATCATCCTCACTTCTTTATCCATGTTGATTGAGCTTCATTTTGTGGAACTCTTTGGTAAGCATTCTTCCTTTACAACTGAGAATTACTTACTCATTTCCTTGGGTCTCTTAATGCAGCTAGTGCTAATAGATGGATGTACAatctataaataaattttcaagaGTGCTATGCAGTTAACGAGGGATAGGATCATTGGATATTAGGACTGTTCTATTTCTTTAGCATTAGAAGTCTTCTACTTTTAAGAACAACCATTGAGGTTTCGTAGCCATCTTA includes the following:
- the LOC122073181 gene encoding transcription initiation factor TFIID subunit 12b-like, whose protein sequence is MNPQLSGLGQNGQSALMQNTLLQQPWLKQMQPSVSAPGSPSYHLQQQQRQAFLQQQLASSPQMIQKSMALNPQQISPLIQQPPQLGTQQLQQQEQQPQPQPQSQSQPQPQPPPQPQQHQHLHLQQPLQQRQHSPRMSGPTVQKSFSLTGLQPDTPASDATTPRGTSSHGIEASNQLLGKRKIQDLVSQVDSRGKLDLEVEDLLLEIADDFIDSVTTFACNLAKHRKSSILESKDLLLHLEKNWHLTIPGFMSDEQKYQMKSLSGDLHKKRLEMIRSVTESSQPETNASNARDMNRLGVSNSVVVNHPIRLSPGSDLVSKSISSSIPQQVPQY